In Scomber japonicus isolate fScoJap1 chromosome 7, fScoJap1.pri, whole genome shotgun sequence, one genomic interval encodes:
- the LOC128362297 gene encoding thiamine transporter 2-like — MEDKTFLEGFECMCPLEDNQEPPHVVTPKIKLPKLDCALDGRSETSLESRRGTMGFCWSGECAIRPCWAGHYMPCRAGWVGPTVLLCIYGFCSMMRPIEPFMTEFLTGTYKNLTTEQVTRQVYPVWTYSTLVLLIPVLLVTDYLRYKPVIILQGLTYVTSFLLVLVGSGVHSAQLAFFIYSIAMAADVAYFSYIYSVIQPSYYQRATSYVRGAILVGYAVGALLGQLLVSLGGVSLYCLGVVTLISVSVALITSLFLPMPETSLFYKETYSEQKKNSNEDTKDSESQDSFIWVRTIKTTKYVWRMLKRLLLDCKKCYSSTALLFLCIWAATGRCGFYQVTGYIQILWVYVQPHNSTAYNGGVDAVSTLSGAAASVAVGHMTLEWSVWGELVLGGFTFLITGALFLMDFTHNIWISYTCYFLFQTVYMQLITICTFQIAKALTRERYALVFGINSFVGTVLQSLLTAIVINTKSLQLTITSQFFIYASFFAAISLLFTLRGVYTVIHAGRPASEHQPEKTTRLPEDLHQ; from the exons ATGGAGGATAAAACATTTCTTGAAGGCTTTGAATGTATGTGTCCCTTAGAAGATAATCAAGAGCCTCCACATGTTGTTACTCCAAAG ATTAAACTGCCTAAATTAGACTGTGCTCTCGACGGACGCAGCGAGACGTCCCTGGAGAGCCGAAGAGGAACGATGGGTTTTTGCTGGAGCGGAGAGTGTGCCATCAGGCCTTGCTGGGCAGGCCATTATATGCCCTGTCGTGCTGGTTGGGTGGGCCCCACTGTGCTGCTCTGCATCTATGGTTTCTGCTCCATGATGAGGCCCATAGAGCCCTTCATGACAGAGTTTCTCACGGGAACTTACAAGAATCTCACCACCGAGCAG GTGACTAGACAGGTGTATCCTGTGTGGACTTATTCCACCCTGGTTCTCCTCATCCCTGTCCTCCTGGTGACAGACTACCTCAGGTACAAGCCTGTAATCATCCTCCAGGGGCTCACCTATGTCACATCATTTCTGTTGGTACTAGTTGGCTCGGGGGTCCACTCAGCTCAGTTGGCTTTCTTCATCTACAGCATTGCCATGGCAGCAGATGTGGCTTATTTCTCCTACATTTACAGTGTGATCCAGCCCAGCTACTATCAGAGGGCGACCAGCTATGTCAGAGGTGCCATACTTGTGGGCTACGCTGTGGGTGCCCTGCTAGGTCAGCTGTTAGTGTCTTTAGGTGGGGTGTCCTTATATTGCTTAGGTGTTGTGACTCTCATCTCAGTCTCTGTTGCACTGATCACCTCCCTTTTCCTGCCAATGCCTGAGACTAGTTTATTTTATAAGGAAACATATtctgaacaaaagaaaaactcaaatgAGGACACTAAGGACTCTGAAAGCCAGGACTCTTTCATCTGGGTGAGGACCATAAAGACTACCAAGTATGTTTGGAGGATGCTAAAAAGGCTCTTGTTGGACTGTAAGAAATGTTATTCCTCCACAGCTTTGCTCTTCCTTTGCATATGGGCAGCCACAGGGAGGTGTGGCTTCTACCAGGTGACGGGCTACATCCAGATCCTCTGGGTCTACGTGCAGCCACATAACTCCACAGCCTACAATGGAGGGGTAGATGCCGTCAGCACATTGTCAG GAGCTGCTGCCTCGGTTGCTGTGGGCCACATGACGCTGGAGTGGTCTGTGTGGGGGGAGTTGGTCCTGGGGGGTTTCACGTTCCTGATCACTGGCGCTCTATTCCTGATGGATTTCACTCATAACATCTGGATCAGCTACACTTGTTATTTCCTCTTCCAAACTGTTTACATGCAGCTCATCACCATCTGCAC TTTTCAGATAGCCAAGGCACTGACCAGAGAGCGCTATGCATTGGTATTCGGCATTAACAGTTTTGTTGGCACAGTGCTGCAGAGTCTCCTCACCGCCATCGTCATCAACACCAAGTCTCTACAGCTCACCATCACTTCCCAG